The following DNA comes from Camelus dromedarius isolate mCamDro1 chromosome 6, mCamDro1.pat, whole genome shotgun sequence.
GTCCTTCGTCAGTCCTGTGTCCACGTCTCTGTCTTGGTCTCTGCTAAACACGCACAGAGAATTCCTTGTTCACTcacgttgttgttgttgtcccATTTTCAGCCCTTCCACTGAACAACTGAGCCACataattttttaagcaaaaattattttgactgAATCTTTTCACAGCAGCCTTTTTTAGGTACAAAATCTTTCAAATCTTGCATAGAGCAATTAGATTTTTACTTCAAAACTGTTCTCTGAATTATGTTTCATCCACGATAAGCCATTCTGCTGGCTCATCCCCGCCTTGGTCACATgctgtcctctcccctcctcccagggcgcCTCCGTCTGCACACAGTGGGGCTGCCTTCATTTCCTCCGCACCTGTTTCCCCCAACAGGCCCCTGTCCTACAATGGTGGCTGGCGGTGTGGACTGTGTCAGGAGGGTGGATGGGTCAGTGTGCAAGCCAGCCCAAGGTGGTACCCAGGAGGGTTTGCGTCTGACCCATGGGGTGCCCGGGTGCGGCCTCTCCTTGCTGGCCCTCCTCACATGTCCAGCGGGGTCCTCAGTCCAGCTCCCTGGAGCCCTGatccccccatccccagcccccagccccaggaccctTGCTGCCTTGCTGAGCACAGACAGCGGCGGATGCTGCGTCAAGTCCCTGCTCCAGCGGAGCTTACGGTGACAGCCCAGCGCGTTCCAGGAAGCGATGAGAGGCGAGCAAGAACCACGGGGTCAACACGGCCGTGATGCCACGGGAGGGAAACCAGCCAGCCTGGCCCGGGCCAGGGGGCAGGGCCACCCCAACAGGGAGAGGCAAGCACACCCCGGACGGGAGCCCCCCAGGCAGCTGGAAGGAGCAGACGGGCTGTGTAGCAGGTGCGGGTTTGAAGCGGGGGCGCGGAGGCAGGCGGTGCAGACAGAACAAGAACAGCGTCGGCACCGCAGGCGCTGCGTTACTgttactacaaaacagaaaaggcaTGAGCTCTTATCCACTTCAGTCATCATCAGTAAAATGACACTTTATTGACATCTGACAAACAAGACATTTGGAGACTCCACTGTAAAACACAAGTTTTACCATAACAATGTTATTTCACGGGTTATTATTTCAACGTGTTTCTTCACGAAAGGAAAACGCTAATCACACTCAAAACCTTCCACCTAGTCAGGGGACAGCGTGGGAGCCAGGCGTTTCCAGAGCTGGATTCTATGTCATTAGCACTGCTTTACCTGATGCAGGGTCTTGTATTTGGCattttcctccccatcctcccagaTATTATCAAAAGGTGGGAGTCTTATGGGTCATAAAGAAATGACACACTTCAGATGCTACTATTCAAATTTTTCCACAAAATTAAAGAGCCACCCCCAATAATCACTTCACTGAAATCTAGCTCCTAACAAAGATTCAAAAGTCACACACCTGACAGACTCCAGAGGGCCGAACACAGTTACAGTCTTTACAGAAAGCGACTGTTTACAGAGTGACCTCCAAGAAAACACACTTTATAACCAAGCACATCGGGAGACCTCCAGCAGCAGAGTTCATCTCCAGGCAGCGCTGTTTCCTCACACGGAACGTGCAGAGCCTGACGGAGACCGAGCTGACAGCCCACAGGCTGAGGGCAGACGCAGGCTCCCTGGCCCGTCTCTGTCCTACCGCCTTTCGACATTTATGGCTCAGTTTCATGTAAAATCAGATTCTAATGTCAAATAACCTTAACCCTTACATTATCATCTCCCTTTACATATTAAagcctatttaaatatttttgtaatattcagactaatgtgaaatgaaaaagtgGCATTATACAAATCACAAAGTCTGTTCACTAACTGAGATCAATGAATTAGGTCTAATTTGCTTTCATTAATAAAGGTGACTTTCAACAAAAAGCTTTAATTTAGTTGAAataaaaaagtacaaactttAACACACAATCACAGCTTTACTTACATTAATATGAACATGCACACATCCCTTCCAATTGTTCTTTTCAACACTTCAGTGTCATAGGTGTCAACCACCTACGTGCACAGCAGCACCACGGAAACAGTGTAAACGAGACTGCCCGACAGTCTATCACCGGCTGGCTTCAGAGGGTTACGATGAAACTACGTACAGTGTATGAAGCTGGTCAAACTGGATCTGGTCTTAGGCCATTACTACTGTGACAGTCCAATttggattttaatgtaattaactTACAGACCTGAAATAAAAGCGCTGCTTAATGGTTTCAGATGCCTTTGGTATTCAGTATGTTTCAAGGCATCTTCACGAATAATAAATTATAACGAGAACCGGTGAGTAAAGCTTCTGACATGGACACAGGGCGGTGACTGCAAAGGCTGCCAGGGACAACTCCATGAATCAAAGGTCATAACCAACTCTGGATTTctttaaaacaagcaaaactaagtAGCACACACAAGTATTGTAACATAACCTCAATGGTCTAACAAACCTTCCAAACGGAAGGAAATACAAAATAGAGCTGACTTACCAAATTTAACCTACAGTAAAGGGCCTCCGTAGTACAGATTTCCCAGGCCACCTTGCCAGCCAGCTGCAGAACCACTACTGCTCAATGTCAACTGCAGAAGAACCGCCTATGGCCGATGCCTGGCCCTGGGCGGCTGGCCCACAGGCACGCACGGGGCTGTGAAACCTGCGGCTTTCTGACCCCTTTCCTGATGAGCTAACACTGGCATTTTCATGGGCTCGCTTCTTGCAGTAACTGAGCGCAGATAATCAATTTCCATAGAGAAACATGTCGCTAAACCAAATTAAGAATATTAAATCTCCCACACATGGGCTCAAACAGGAAGCATTTCATTTGTATAAtgaaaagttgatttttaaaaatatctatagtCTTTTTGAAACACAAGGCACCAATAGGGAGCAGACATTCCAGCAAAGagtgactggggaaaaaaaggaactgatCAGGGTCCTCTGTCCTTTGCTGATCAGAAGTTCCTTCACTCATGTCTATGCAACATCTTCCAGATAATCTGCAACGTCACTGAGCTGGGACACAGTCAGGTCCTGTGTCAGGTCATCAAGCTTTGTtgttcaaaagaaagaaaagaattagtgTCAGAAAGCGAGCAGAGtcttaaacaatttttaacacatACTGCCGTGACTTAAGTATTATCTTATGCTCTACAACCTGCTTCATATGCAACAGCCCTTGTCCTCactttcttcttcctattttgaAACTGGGGATAATACCAAAAGCTGAGCTAACAGGTAAAACTACATGAACAAGAAAACTGATGGTTAAAATAATCCTTCTGCAGTTCTTTTGGGAACTTTAAAGCAACACTTTGAAGCCTCTTTCGGAGAGCATCCGGCGAAGAGGTAAGACAGACTATTACAAACCCACACGGCGCCCAGAGCTAGAGGAGGTACCTGACATGCCACCTCTCAGCCTTCACCACCATCCCGTGAGGCAGGCATGAACACCTCCTTCTCACGAATGACGAAACTGGGGCTCAAAGGTTAAGGCTTGCCTGAGAATGAGGGTAGGAACCAGGCCCAGATTCACTACGAGGcgctgcctctcccctccctgtggGATAATCCTTGACAGGCACAAGCACCCGAGAAGCCGTCCATGTTCTGGAAAGCGAGGCCCACCTCCTGGCGGCAGCGACAGCCCTCTGTGGGTACCCGTATCTGGTCCAGAGGTGCCACCGGGCGCCTCATGCCTGATACGCATCTAAGTCCTCTGCTCTCCGCCAAATAGAAAGGTCAAATTTGGACCTCCAGAACGGAATCCTGATTTTACACCCTGACTCCCTGTTTCTGCTGTCCTGTCTCCCTGCCTGCTCAGGTCCCACAAACCCTCCGCACTCGGTCTCTGCTTCACCTCGTGCATTCACAGTGCTCTGATACACACAGCAACTTTCTACACTGGCTTCTCTGAAGAGATCGCTTGCCTACACTGTCTACACCCTGAGGTGGTCTATTCTGACTCGAGTCCTGACCCACTGCGGCCGACCTCCATCCATAGCAATGCCCCAATAACCCAACAATAATACACAGGCATTTCAGAAGCACTCTGTTAATAAAGCAAGCAGCAGCAGGAAACAGCCTTACACATCCACTGTAGACACTTTTTAGGTTTGGACCAGGAAGCTCTGTCATAAACTTTTCATAACTTTCACCTGGTTTTCTCCCAGTCAGTGACGTTTCTGAAGCTCCACAGTAATCAAGGCCCAGGCACAAGCAGCCTGTGTGGGAAGCACCGCGTACCTTATCGCTGGTATTGACGTCGTCTGTCTCCACAGACAGGTCTTCCTCAATCTCTTCACCAATACTTAGCTCACTTTTTTCTGAACGATGGCTGGTACtaatttcaagggaaaaaagaacaattaaGAACTCTGagtataaacatttagagagagtAATTACCATTTTTCAATCCAACCAGATAATTACTTTAATCCTTgaagtaaaatagaataaaatgttaaatatcatTAATTCTATACATCTCACCTCACTTGACCCTTTAAAAGGCTTAGCAAGGGCAGCAGGAGCAGTCCAGtccacttaacagatgagaaaCACTAAGGTCACTTGGTGACTACAGCCACAATGGCAAGAAAGAAGCAaacctggatttttaaaatttcgtCTCTCAAAAACttgtgtgtttaaaaataaacaaattccaAATTGGAGGGAAAAACTGTCAATTATGTAAAATTCTCAGActttaatataaaatttctaaTCATATCTACAAAAAAATCTTACTTCCAAGTTAATTATTGGCCAAgtcataaattatattttctttacatatataaaaaagtTATCTCAaacaaaatatgaagaaatgtCATCTGAATCAGTAAAACAACATGAGCAGTCATTCTGCACAAGCTGAATGCGGACAGTGCCCCGGGGGGTCAGAGAGGAGGAGAGCTGGGCACCCTCGGGCCGCACTGCTTCCATGGGGCTTCTGAGGCCATTCTCCGAcgtgtttccttttctcattcttatCAAGTTCCCTGAACACAGTATAGATGTTCTTACTCCAATGTAGTATCAAAAACATGCTCCCAAGTCTAATGTATAATTCTGGATTACCTGTCTTCCATTCACTTTCAAACGATATGAACGAGAGAGTCAAAGACACTACAACAAGCGCCCATGTAATTCTGTCATACTTCCCTGTGTTCAGAAATtgcttaaaatttatatatttcttgcCCAACTATTTTTCTTACCTATTAAAATCATCAACATAGTCATCTTCTTCTCCAGTCCCTGACAAGTTCAAGAAAAGATACatatgttatctttatataaacaCACATCACAATTCACCtacaattaaacacacacatttccTTGGAAAACTACATTAATGAATTATGTTGCATCAttaaaaaagaagtcttaaaGATCAGAAATCACATTTTTACCACATATACGGTGAGAGCAAATGAAAGAACGGACCGCCTAGGCACTGCCGTGCCGCATCACAGAGGGCAGCCCACGCTCAGCCTGAGCCCTCGAAACGCAGCACCGGGTCAGTCACTCAAGGACTCTGGCCGGGGGAGAGGGGCACGCCCTTGGCCGTCCCCTCAGCTCTAAAGGACGGCCAGTCCCGCAGCTGTGTGACGCAGACACAGGGCTAGCGCGTCACACAGGCAGCAGCACGCAGCAGGCTCCTCCTGAGAGGCAGCAGCCCGAGGGGAGGGCGCGGCCAGTGAAGGCCCGTCAGCGCCAAGCGCTCCGCAAGGCTCGGCAGAGCGCACACCTCCACGTCCCCGAGGAGGCAGGGTGGTCAGCCTCGAGGCAAAGACTTAGAGGCCCGTCCTAACAGTCAGCTGTGAACGACTGGCGTGTGAAGACACACCGGAGAGTCACGCGTCCCCAGGGAAAGGAGGCGGCTCAGGGACGCCCCTGAGTCCCCCACGGCACCAGACGTCAGGGGCCTGGTTGGGGGAATTCAAGTTCTGGACGGGCAGTCAAAGTGACCCTCTTCCGGTGAAGCCCCACAACTACCGCACTGCCAGGGCCCCTGCGGCACGGCGGCAAGTGACAGCGCTCATCTGAGCAGCTAACGCTCTCGTGGGAAGAGCCAAGAGGTGAACAAACCAGATGTGGTAGGGGGACTGGGAAGAAGTCTCTGAGGTGACAGCTGAGCTGAAACCTAAAGAAAGTACCAGACGTACAAATTATTGGGAAAAGTGTGTTCCAAGAACATGTGCCCTGAGACGGAGGTGGCTGGGGTGGTTTGAAAAACGGTGCAGAAACAAGTACACCACAGAACAGCGAAGCTGGCAGCAGGTGGAGGCAGACAAAGGAGCAGAGAGCAGGAGGGCTGGCAGAGGCCATGCAAGGCCAGGCAGGTCAtgagcaggaggggaaggggaagaggaaggagagagaacagggcAGTGCCACCTGACCTCCACTCCCCAGAGAGGACGCAACCCCTGCAGGAAGACGCGTGctcagggaaggcaggaggggaggaaacaGGAGGCTGCTGGGAGGCTCAGGCCAGAGGActagggggagggctggggggaggcaaGCATTGTGCAGATCAGACAGACAGGAGGACTGTGCCTGCGGGAGGAGAGAAAACCCGAGACTGAGGAAAGCAAGGACCACAGAGGCAGCCACATCCAACCCCACCGGCGCGAGCCTGGAGTCCTGACGACCAGCAGTGTGGGCACCAGGTTTCCCAACTGCTTGTCCCCTCGAATAAACAGCCCATCTGCACTCACGGCGAGATGACTCAGGCCTCTCAAGTTGAGGGTGGACAGTGCTCGAGAGCAACGAGTGTTCAGCGGCGCCCGGGAGAGTGGGGGCAGCTACCCCTGGATCAGACAAGCCACAGAGGTGGCTGGTCTGTACGTGCCAAGAGAAACCACAGTGGTGGCGACTCTGAAATCGTGAGGCCACCTCCATGACCAGGCATGGTGTCCCCAGGCCAACTCCAAAGCACACAGAAGAGGCAATTCAGCGAAGACAGTGGGACAGCTGGGCTGCAGTTTGGATTTAGGGAAAACTGCTCCGCTACCTGCCCCAGCTTCTGTAGCCAGTTCAAAGACAAAACAGTTCCTGCGTAACGCGCTAGAACACAACGTGAGCCTCTGACTTCCTGTTACACACGTGACTATAGACCGGAGCCAGTCCCGCAGGCCAAATCCAGCGACAACTTGTTTTTGCGCAGCCTGTGAGCTGAGAACGGCTTTTACATTTTCCAATGattgtaaaaaaacaaagaatatgcaACAGAGACCACATGTGGCCCACAAAGTCTGCAATACCTACTCTGTCCTGTCAAAGAGCTCGCCGACCCGTGCTTTAAGCACGCACAGTGCCTGTCAGTGAGTGTGGGTGCCTCTGGCTAGCATTTTTGTCTCCCACACTAAAGTACTTGTGCTCCAAAGCTTCAGTTGAGAAACGTGTCTTGGGACTCAGGATTCACCTTCTCACTGAAACGAGAGCGTCCAAGCGAAGCACAGGCAGCGCGCACAGCGGTCAGAGCCCTCTGCGCCGCCCCAGGCCCCGCGAGCGGCCGGGCTGCTCTCTCACAGGGAAGGCTGTACTCATGGCTGCTCCGTGCTGCACAACAGCACACAACCACCCACCGTGTTTCCTGGGACAAGCCGACCTCTCCCAGTGGACCAGCCCCTGGGGCCTGAGCCACGCACTCCCAACACCCAGCATGCCTCTGTCTTTGCACAAGCCGTGCCCTCGGCAGGAATCACAGGCCCTTCCCTTCTGCCTCACCCACCAGTCTCGGCGGAGAAGTCGCATCCTGGGAGAGGCCTTCCCGAGCTCCGAGGCCAAGCCACCTCGCTAGCCGTTTCCACGACACTGTGCGCTGACTTGTTTAACGCCCATCTTCCCTACTAGGTTTAAACTCCACCAGGACAGAATCTGGGGTGCTTCCTGCTGCCTCCACCCTGGCCCACAGAGTAGCCCTGGACACAGAAAAGCCAGCCAACCATCCGCTCATGAGGTGCTTATTGTGGGCTGACTGACACTTCATTTAAGATTTTAGTCTAAAAAATTATCACCTTGAACAATCAACACTGAAATTAGAAATCTAGTTACCTAATCCAAGTGATCCAATCTTATCATTGACCAATTTAAGATCTTTCAAAATTGTACTTCCCCTTTTACCTGTGAACAGGAGAAAACAGTCACGTTAACTTTCAAAACACAACAGCCTCCAAACCATGGCAGTTTTTTTTCAGTGCAGGGCTTGTTCACGAAACACAGTgaccaggaagaaagaggagttACAAGCCGTGATTAACCACACTGCATTACACATCACATCAGGCAACACACACCCCTTTTCAACCACACTATTCTATACTGGAACttgataaaaataagtttttaccCAACTACCAGATACTAACCTTGATAAGCCCGACCGGGTATGAATTCATGGACTACAATTAATTATTCTCATcagttttacttttcctttgaaCTTCTAAATTTTGCTTCAGTTTTATTGCTACTTCATTTATCAGACTGATCTCttcattggttttatttcttcagtcCCTAGTTTTCAGCGCCCTCTCTAAGTCATTACTCCCCAGCCAGTGTTAACAGGGACATGAGCATGACAGTCTGGATCCTTCACTGAAGGGGACAAGAccatgggaaagaaaaaaagggaaactgaTGTGGGCCGTACTGACAGATACGTGGCTGGTTTACCAGATGGCTAAGAGAAGCCACAGACCATCTCCTCCGCGTGCCTGGGAGACCTACAGTGGCACCATGCAACACAAGGAGGTCAGTAAGTACAATGAGATATGCAAAATCCCAGCGCAGTTTCCTAATAAACAGCCACTCAAAGAGGCAGATTTACGCTGTAAACACTCTGCCAGCCTAATCCTGCACTTACTCTGATGCAGTTCAGTGTAATTGCAGGGGTACACATGTGAGGCTGCGCTTTTTAGATCCCTGGTCTTGTCGCCATCTGTGTGCAGCAGCAGGGCTATTCTGTGTCTAGCTAACAATCCTTATCCTTGCTACACATAAAAAGACACATCTGATCCAAATCCCTGAAGgcagaataatattttaacattccTATGATGATTACTGCAGTAGCTACAGAATCtgtgaaacaatttttaaaaactgaacttaaATCCTACATAAGtcaatctaaatgtccaacaaaGAGAGATGGTTTAAAAATTATACCTATGCATTATATAAGACAGCTAAAAAGTCAATTTCCTAAAAGTATTTTCCTGGCACAGGAAAAGCAAAGTACAAAACAATATACAGGATATGACcatattcaaaagaaattttaaaaataatagagtaTTAACAGAAAATAACACTGAGGGGTAAAATTATGggctatttttataattttacatatgtttttctgaaaaaattagcAATGATCATATACTACTTAATTAATTAGACTAAAAGATATTATCAGCATTCTAAGACCAAGTCCTCAGTCAGCAAATCTAGGGACTTCCAGACACTTACTTTCAGGATCTTTCAACGAGGGGGCTCCAGTAAGGGAGCTGAGTCCACTTTTTAAGGGGGGAGCGTCAGAGAGCGATGCCAGACTTCCTACTTGCTTACTAGGCTCACTTCTCCTAACAAGAAACAAGAGTACAGTTAAATGGGATACATAAACTCCTGTCACTAAAACATAAGCAACCTGAGTATATCTTATGGGCAACACAGCGGCTGGGAAACAGAGTATACATTTCACAGACGCCAAACCGCCCAGCACACCCACGGGGCGCGCACTCACCACCCAGCACACCCACGGGGTGCACAGACTCAGATCACGGCACGTTCTCGCAGCAAGGCATCGCCCTCACAAGTGACTCTCTGCTTCGTCAGCCTCACTGTATGGGGGCTTCATCAGGAGCCCCTCCCGTGGCCCAGAGACGTAGACGAGGGGTGGCCAGGCACCGATCAGCACTGCGCTGCCCCTCAGACACAGCAGTGTTGCGCAGGCCAACAACCCGGCCAGTTGGCCTCCCTACACCTCGGTGACGACCACCAGCCTCAAGCAGACGTGTGATGCTGCCCAGGACCAGCGACTGTGCGGCCCCTCGCACTGCCGCAGACAATGACCTCAAAGCTCCTGCAGCCCTGGGCCCAGGCACTCAGGAGCAGTGCCAGgaaccctctctccctcccaaacGTCCTTCACTTCTCGTCTTTAGAACAGGGTTGTTCTCACCAACGTACACACGTGCTGTTCTTTATCCCATTCAGTGTTTCTCAGCCCCACGtccaccctccagccccacccatccTTCTGCACCCTGTACAATTCCTCGTCAGCTACACTCCTCTCCTCTCATTCCTGAACCCCCTCTAATCCTTTAATGCTGCCCAGTCCCATCCGACTAGACTGCCCGTGAAGGTCACCGCTGGCCTCCATGTCGCTAAATGCACTGACTTTCAGCTCACCCCAGGCTCCTCCTTCAAGGCCCCTTCTCTCGGGCCCTCTCCATCCCCTTTCTGCTGTAGTGCCCCTTCCCCGGTGACCTCCTCCAGACCCCTGGCCTGCGGCTTCATCTAAGACTGATGACCCCTCATGTCCATCCCTCGCCCAGACCTCTCCCTCAGTCCCCAGATCACACCGGAAACCCAACTTCACCTTTCCATCGACCAGCTTCTCAAACCTCACAGGGGGGAAGTGAGTTCAAGACTGTCACATGGCCCACCTGTGAGTCCAATCTCACTCTTTCCGCTCGTCACTCTCAGGAAATGGTATTTTCAACCTTCTAGTTACTCAGCCCGGACACCCTGGAACTACCCTTGACAGCACTTTCTTTATCGCACACTTCTCAGCAAATCCCTTTGGACCTAACCTCATTAATACAACCCAAACCACCTATTTCCCACCACttccaccatcatctctcacctggatacTCTGAACAGCTTCCCACCTGGGGACCCGGCAGCCAGGTGAGCCTGTCATGGTGCATGCGGATCTGGTCACTCTGGTGCTCAGAACCCTGGGCTGCCAAGCCCCTGCTATGGTGTCCCTGCGGCCCCCTTGCCCTAAGCCCCCGACCTGCCACACCCCTCCGCAGAGCTCTGGCAGCTAAGCCGTCTGCCTGGCTCACTCTCGCCCCCTCCGTCAGCTCTTCGCTTAGGTGGCACCCTTCGAGCGAGGCCCTCCCCTCGCCGACACCTACCGACCACCGCAGGCCTCCACACacagccctccctcctctccccgaTCTGCCCTCCGAAGCCGGCCTGCTCCGCCCGCACAGCACGCGGCGACCGCCACTTGCTGCTGCGCCGGGGTCCGGCTTCCGGAGGCAGGAGTCCTGCCTGCCGTCACCTGCACCCTGTACCTGAGGCGGCGCCTGGACAGGCAGGCACACAGGAGACACCCACCTGCTAAAGCCTTTAACAGCTACATCTTTCAAAACCTGGAACTGTTTTACAATAAAAGGTTTTAATGACACAAAATCAGACTTATGAATTCAATAATTACAGAACCACTGGCAGCTCATTATTTCTCCAACGGATGTTTCCTAAACATAAAACATCTAGAAATTCTATTCTGAAGCCTCTTGTTTGATAATCCAAAAACACAGTTTACTCACCAACCGTAAGTTTTTTCTGGTTTAGGAATGGGATCATCAAAGAAAGAATCTCCTTCCATATCATCCTCATCTGGACAAAGACCAGCTTTGTCCTTGGCATCTAGACTTTTGCTGCTTAACAAAGACCCAACTCTTGCTTCATGGGCCAGGAAGTGAAGACTGCTTTTGCTCTTTGGCTCTGACGAGGAGATGCTTGTGTCGCTCTGACTAGCATCACTGCTGGCCTTCtagacagagaggaaaagagaaaaggtctCCTTGGTAAAACAAAGCTTTAATAAGAcactttaaataacttttttaaggCATGTGAACACAGGCAGATCTGTGTGGTGTGCACGCGCGTGGGGTCGTGCGGCTGCATGAGGTGCAGAGTGACCCCACGACCCACGAGCTCATCCCCAGGCTTCAGAGAGTAacttttgaagggaaaaaatgtcAGAGAAATTTGTTTATGCCATTCCTTCCCCGCCCCCTAAACAGGAAGATCTTCACCTGTCCCATTTACAAACTTTCCCATTTCCTCTTGTGCATACGTCACTGCTTCATAAATTACCTTGTTTTCAACCCGCAAAAAAAGAGCATTACTGATAAAGGAGAGAGAGGTTAGTTCACGTAAGGGAAGCACTAGAACAAAGTAATCACCAGTAAAACTAGCAGTTTTCCACCCAGTGCCAAACACAACAGACGCCAAGATGAAAGACGCCACCTTTACCATTCACGTTTCTAATGGAAAGATTTGCTAGTTAAAGCACCAGTCTCAGTTCAGACTTTCACAGTAACTCCCTAATCCACATCTCCCTCAAACGTCCATGGATGCACTTACATAAATGTTTCTATCTATCTTAAACCAATGTACAAA
Coding sequences within:
- the CEP43 gene encoding centrosomal protein 43 isoform X2 — translated: MAATAAAVVAEEDTELRDLLVQTLENSGVLNRIKAELRAAVFLALEEQEKVENKTPLVNESLKKFLNTKDGRLVASLVAEFLQFFNLDFTLAVFQPETSTFQGLEGRENLARDLGIIEAEGTVGGPLLLEVIRRCQQKEKGPATGEGALDLSDVHSPPQSPEGKASMHTPPSKKASSDASQSDTSISSSEPKSKSSLHFLAHEARVGSLLSSKSLDAKDKAGLCPDEDDMEGDSFFDDPIPKPEKTYGWRSEPSKQVGSLASLSDAPPLKSGLSSLTGAPSLKDPESKRGSTILKDLKLVNDKIGSLGLGTGEEDDYVDDFNSTSHRSEKSELSIGEEIEEDLSVETDDVNTSDKLDDLTQDLTVSQLSDVADYLEDVA
- the CEP43 gene encoding centrosomal protein 43 isoform X1 — its product is MAATAAAVVAEEDTELRDLLVQTLENSGVLNRIKAELRAAVFLALEEQEKVENKTPLVNESLKKFLNTKDGRLVASLVAEFLQFFNLDFTLAVFQPETSTFQGLEGRENLARDLGIIEAEGTVGGPLLLEVIRRCQQKEKGPATGEGALDLSDVHSPPQSPEGKASMHTPPSKIPRYKGQGKKKTSGRKAGAKKASSDASQSDTSISSSEPKSKSSLHFLAHEARVGSLLSSKSLDAKDKAGLCPDEDDMEGDSFFDDPIPKPEKTYGWRSEPSKQVGSLASLSDAPPLKSGLSSLTGAPSLKDPESKRGSTILKDLKLVNDKIGSLGLGTGEEDDYVDDFNSTSHRSEKSELSIGEEIEEDLSVETDDVNTSDKLDDLTQDLTVSQLSDVADYLEDVA